A stretch of Peteryoungia algae DNA encodes these proteins:
- the scpA gene encoding methylmalonyl-CoA mutase has product MTKKTIADWQALAEKELKRPADSLVWETPEGIPVKPLYTADDIAGIDHLDSLPGFAPFTRGPRATMYAGRPWTIRQYAGFSTAEESNAFYRKALAAGQQGVSVAFDLATHRGYDSDHPRVEGDVGKAGVAIDSVEDMKILFDGIPLEDISVSMTMNGAVIPILANFIVTGEEQGVSRDKLSGTIQNDILKEFMVRNTYIYPPEPSMRIIADIIEYTAKEMPKFNSISISGYHMQEAGATLVQELAFTLADGREYVRAAIAKGLDVDAFAGRLSFFFAIGMNFFMEAAKLRAARLLWTRIMQEFEPKKASSLMLRTHCQTSGVSLAEQDPYNNIIRTAFEAMSAVLGGTQSLHTNSFDEAIALPTEFSARIARNTQLILQHETGVTKVVDPLAGSYYVESLTNDMAEKAWALIEEIERLGGMTKAVDDGLPKRLIEEAATRRQAAVDRAEEVIVGVNKYRLENEAPIDILQIDNSAVRLSQIKRIEQTRRQRDPKRVSETLARLTEVAKTGQGNILEAAVDAARARATVGEISDAMRAVFGDHVAVPEVVHDIYGKAYEGDPEMETLSTRLKDYGKAAAKPRILIAKLGQDGHDRGAKVIASAFGDIGFDVVAGPLFQTPEEAADLAVANKVQVVGLSSLAAGHKTLAPQLVEALKAKGANDVIVVVGGVIPRQDYDFLLEHGVSAVFGPGTNVMDAARSVLDLLEGRLRNS; this is encoded by the coding sequence ATGACCAAGAAAACCATCGCCGACTGGCAGGCGCTTGCCGAGAAGGAATTGAAGCGTCCGGCAGACAGCCTTGTCTGGGAGACGCCGGAGGGCATTCCGGTAAAGCCGCTCTATACGGCAGACGATATTGCCGGCATCGACCATCTCGACAGCCTGCCAGGTTTTGCGCCCTTCACCCGCGGTCCACGTGCCACCATGTATGCCGGCCGTCCCTGGACGATCCGGCAATATGCCGGTTTCTCGACGGCAGAGGAGAGCAATGCTTTCTACCGGAAGGCCCTTGCTGCCGGCCAGCAGGGGGTCTCCGTGGCCTTCGATCTCGCCACCCATCGCGGTTATGACTCGGACCATCCGCGCGTCGAGGGCGATGTCGGCAAGGCGGGCGTGGCAATCGACAGTGTCGAGGACATGAAGATCCTGTTCGACGGCATTCCGCTTGAGGATATCTCCGTCTCGATGACCATGAACGGTGCCGTCATTCCGATCCTCGCCAATTTCATCGTGACCGGCGAGGAACAGGGTGTCTCGCGCGACAAGCTCTCCGGGACGATCCAGAACGACATTCTCAAGGAGTTCATGGTCCGCAACACCTATATCTATCCGCCCGAACCCTCGATGCGGATCATCGCCGACATCATCGAATACACGGCGAAGGAGATGCCCAAGTTCAACTCGATCTCGATCTCCGGCTATCACATGCAGGAGGCCGGCGCGACGCTGGTGCAGGAGCTCGCCTTCACGCTGGCCGACGGTCGCGAATATGTCCGCGCGGCCATCGCCAAGGGCCTTGATGTCGACGCCTTTGCCGGCCGCCTCTCCTTCTTCTTCGCCATCGGCATGAACTTCTTCATGGAGGCAGCAAAGCTGCGCGCCGCCCGCCTGCTCTGGACCCGCATCATGCAGGAGTTCGAGCCGAAGAAGGCATCGTCTCTGATGCTGCGGACGCATTGCCAGACTTCGGGCGTGTCGCTTGCCGAACAGGACCCCTACAACAACATCATCCGCACCGCCTTTGAGGCGATGTCCGCCGTGCTCGGCGGCACACAGTCGCTGCACACCAACTCGTTTGACGAGGCGATTGCGCTGCCAACCGAATTTTCTGCCCGCATTGCCCGCAACACCCAGCTGATCCTGCAGCATGAGACTGGGGTGACCAAGGTCGTCGATCCGCTCGCCGGCTCCTATTATGTCGAGAGCCTGACCAATGACATGGCAGAAAAAGCCTGGGCGCTAATCGAGGAGATCGAGCGGCTGGGCGGCATGACCAAGGCCGTCGATGACGGCCTGCCGAAGCGCCTGATCGAAGAAGCGGCGACCCGCCGCCAGGCAGCCGTCGACCGCGCCGAGGAGGTCATCGTCGGCGTCAACAAGTACCGCCTGGAAAACGAGGCCCCGATCGATATCCTGCAGATCGACAACTCGGCAGTCCGGCTGTCGCAGATCAAACGCATCGAGCAGACGCGTCGCCAGCGCGATCCGAAGCGGGTCAGCGAAACGCTCGCCCGACTGACGGAGGTCGCCAAGACCGGTCAAGGCAATATCCTGGAAGCTGCCGTCGACGCCGCCCGCGCCCGCGCCACCGTCGGAGAGATTTCGGACGCCATGCGCGCCGTCTTCGGCGATCACGTCGCCGTGCCCGAAGTCGTGCACGACATCTATGGCAAGGCCTATGAAGGCGATCCGGAAATGGAGACGCTGTCGACCCGCCTCAAGGACTATGGCAAGGCGGCCGCCAAGCCGCGCATCCTGATCGCCAAGCTCGGCCAGGATGGCCATGACCGGGGGGCCAAGGTGATTGCCTCGGCCTTCGGCGATATCGGCTTCGATGTCGTGGCCGGTCCCCTGTTCCAGACACCGGAAGAAGCCGCAGACTTGGCCGTCGCCAACAAGGTGCAGGTCGTCGGTTTGTCCTCACTTGCCGCCGGACACAAGACGCTCGCCCCACAGCTGGTTGAGGCGCTGAAGGCCAAGGGCGCGAATGACGTGATCGTCGTCGTCGGCGGGGTCATTCCGCGCCAGGACTACGATTTCCTGCTGGAGCATGGCGTCTCCGCCGTGTTCGGCCCCGGCACCAATGTCATGGATGCCGCGCGCTCGGTGCTCGATCTGCTCGAGGGTCGCCTGCGCAACAGTTGA
- the speB gene encoding agmatinase: MTFDEKRLAALREKYGNDKAGEIFDPKFAKVGEKIFSNGTRAAPYAGVPTFVSAPYRQVDQRDPDVRDLDVAIVGVPMDLGVTNRPGSRFGPRALRAIDRIGPYNHVLDCAPVFDLKVADIGDVPFSSRYRLEMSHDDIEAYHTKLVSQGVLPLSVGGDHSITHPIMKAIAKKHGPVGMIHIDAHCDTGGAFDQTKFHHGGPFRNAVLDGVLDPVRTIQIGIRGPAEYLWEFSYESGMTVIHAEEINGLGIAAIIEKAKAVIGDGPTYLSFDIDSLDPSVAPGTGTPEVGGLTSREALELIRGFKGVNLVGGDVVEVAPQYDANHNTAHVGAQILFEILSLMVYSPAIKAR; the protein is encoded by the coding sequence ATGACCTTCGACGAAAAGCGCCTAGCGGCGCTGCGCGAGAAATACGGAAACGACAAGGCCGGCGAGATCTTCGACCCGAAGTTTGCCAAGGTCGGCGAGAAGATTTTTTCGAACGGGACGCGAGCGGCACCCTATGCCGGTGTGCCGACCTTCGTGTCTGCCCCCTATCGCCAGGTCGACCAGCGTGACCCTGATGTCCGCGATCTCGATGTCGCGATCGTCGGCGTGCCCATGGATCTCGGCGTCACCAACCGGCCCGGGTCGCGCTTCGGACCTCGCGCCTTGCGGGCGATCGATCGCATCGGACCCTACAACCATGTGCTCGATTGTGCGCCGGTCTTCGATCTCAAGGTGGCCGATATCGGCGACGTGCCGTTTTCCAGCCGATACCGGCTGGAAATGAGCCATGACGACATCGAGGCCTATCACACGAAGCTTGTGAGCCAAGGCGTTCTGCCGCTTTCTGTCGGCGGTGACCACTCGATCACCCATCCGATCATGAAAGCGATCGCGAAAAAGCATGGGCCCGTCGGCATGATCCATATCGACGCCCATTGCGACACCGGCGGCGCGTTCGACCAGACCAAATTTCACCACGGCGGTCCCTTCCGCAATGCCGTGCTCGACGGCGTGCTCGATCCTGTCAGGACGATCCAGATCGGCATTCGCGGCCCGGCCGAATATCTCTGGGAGTTCTCCTACGAATCCGGCATGACCGTCATTCACGCAGAAGAAATCAACGGTCTCGGCATTGCCGCGATCATCGAGAAGGCCAAGGCTGTGATCGGAGACGGCCCGACCTATCTGTCCTTCGACATCGACAGTCTCGACCCGAGCGTGGCACCCGGCACCGGCACACCCGAAGTGGGCGGCCTGACGTCGCGCGAGGCGCTGGAACTCATTCGCGGCTTCAAGGGCGTGAATCTCGTCGGCGGCGACGTTGTCGAAGTCGCGCCGCAATATGACGCGAACCACAATACCGCTCATGTCGGCGCACAAATCCTCTTCGAAATCCTCAGCCTGATGGTCTATAGTCCGGCCATCAAGGCGCGCTGA
- a CDS encoding ABC transporter permease: MNTVLTRLYFTLIGIFLAAPIVVVAGVSVNAKQSLNFPPQGFSLSWYSAIFTDPGWRAALFASVILALCAAALAVAIALPLAWFLWRRLAPWAQIFQLLGIAPFTLPPVITALGLLTFWAATGFYGQPWTAVISHAIFFVTLPLVTLSLGFSAIDRSLVEAAATMGADDRTIFRTVVLPLIAPYLVSGYAFAFVLSLNEYIVAYMTVGFVMETLPIKIFNALRYGYTPVMASVTILFVALAAVVFGLVARFGDLPKLLGANADDRS, encoded by the coding sequence ATGAACACGGTCCTCACGCGTCTCTACTTCACCCTCATCGGCATTTTTCTCGCCGCCCCCATCGTGGTCGTCGCGGGTGTCTCGGTGAATGCCAAGCAGAGCCTGAATTTTCCTCCGCAGGGCTTTTCCTTATCCTGGTACAGCGCGATCTTCACCGATCCGGGCTGGCGCGCGGCCCTATTCGCCTCGGTCATCCTGGCGCTCTGCGCGGCTGCACTTGCCGTCGCCATCGCACTGCCGCTGGCCTGGTTCCTGTGGCGGCGTCTTGCCCCTTGGGCGCAGATTTTCCAGCTGCTTGGCATTGCCCCGTTCACGTTGCCGCCCGTCATCACGGCGCTGGGCCTTCTCACCTTCTGGGCAGCGACCGGTTTCTATGGCCAGCCCTGGACGGCCGTGATCAGTCACGCGATCTTCTTCGTCACTCTGCCTTTGGTGACGCTGTCACTCGGCTTCTCGGCCATCGACCGCTCCCTGGTCGAGGCGGCCGCCACCATGGGCGCCGACGACCGTACAATTTTCCGCACGGTCGTGCTGCCGCTGATCGCGCCCTATCTCGTCTCCGGCTATGCCTTTGCCTTCGTGCTCTCGCTCAACGAATACATCGTCGCCTACATGACGGTCGGTTTCGTGATGGAGACGCTGCCGATCAAGATCTTCAACGCGCTGCGCTACGGCTATACGCCGGTCATGGCTTCGGTGACGATCCTCTTCGTCGCGCTCGCGGCTGTCGTCTTCGGCCTCGTTGCCCGTTTCGGCGATCTGCCGAAGCTGCTCGGGGCCAATGCAGACGACCGCAGCTGA
- a CDS encoding ABC transporter substrate-binding protein — protein sequence MKDIFSNSVSRRGVLAGSLAAAGALAMPTILRAQDKSIKIGVYGGYFKDSFDKNIFPEFTKATGIAVESIAEPTGEAWLVQLEQAAKAGQAPADLSMMSQVAMLKGQATELWAPIDMAKITNASGLIDRFVNKYPDGRVAGVGAVAWYITLVTNTDVFKEAPTSWEALWDPANADKLGLLALVSNSFLLEVTAKTYMGGTNALDTEEGILKALEKLAEVKPNVRLWYRDEAQFEQSLKSGEIPMGQYYHDVTGLAAADGQPVRSTFPKEGGIQDSGCWALSRASAKTEEAHVFIDYMCQPSIQATLSRKVGTAPTVKRELLDLTDAEFASVSSDIEPITPRYDLYQTKSDWLNQKWTELIVG from the coding sequence ATGAAAGACATCTTCTCCAATTCCGTCAGCCGTCGCGGCGTGCTGGCCGGCTCGCTCGCAGCTGCCGGCGCACTCGCCATGCCGACAATCCTCAGGGCGCAGGACAAGTCGATCAAGATCGGCGTCTATGGCGGCTACTTCAAGGATTCGTTCGACAAGAATATCTTCCCGGAATTCACCAAGGCGACCGGCATTGCCGTCGAATCGATCGCCGAGCCGACGGGTGAAGCCTGGCTGGTGCAGCTCGAGCAGGCCGCCAAGGCCGGCCAGGCGCCGGCCGACCTCTCGATGATGTCGCAGGTGGCCATGCTGAAGGGCCAGGCAACCGAGCTCTGGGCGCCGATCGACATGGCGAAGATCACGAATGCCTCAGGCCTGATCGACCGCTTCGTCAACAAGTATCCGGATGGCCGCGTCGCCGGCGTCGGTGCCGTTGCCTGGTACATCACGCTGGTCACCAACACCGATGTCTTCAAGGAAGCCCCGACCTCCTGGGAAGCGCTGTGGGATCCGGCAAATGCCGACAAGCTCGGCCTGCTTGCCCTCGTCTCCAACTCCTTCCTGCTGGAAGTGACCGCCAAGACGTATATGGGGGGCACCAATGCACTCGATACCGAAGAGGGTATCCTGAAGGCGCTTGAGAAGCTGGCGGAAGTGAAGCCGAATGTGCGCCTCTGGTACCGCGACGAAGCGCAGTTCGAGCAGTCGCTGAAGTCGGGCGAAATCCCGATGGGCCAGTATTACCACGACGTCACGGGCCTTGCCGCCGCCGACGGCCAGCCGGTTCGCTCGACCTTCCCGAAGGAAGGCGGCATTCAGGACTCGGGTTGCTGGGCGCTGTCACGCGCCTCGGCCAAGACCGAGGAAGCGCATGTGTTCATCGACTACATGTGCCAGCCGTCGATCCAGGCGACCCTGTCGCGCAAGGTTGGCACGGCCCCGACGGTCAAGCGCGAGCTGCTCGACCTGACAGATGCCGAATTCGCGTCCGTCTCCTCGGATATCGAGCCGATCACGCCGCGTTACGACCTCTACCAGACCAAGTCGGACTGGTTGAACCAGAAGTGGACCGAGCTGATCGTCGGCTGA
- a CDS encoding TIGR03862 family flavoprotein, with protein MKKSVAIIGGGPSGLMAAEHLAGKGHAVTVYDAMPTVGRKFLLAGKSGLNITHAEDYARFVTRFGAANDRLRPVLDLMTPTAIRNWAAGLGTETFVGSSGRIFPKAMKASPLLRAWLRRLEGMGVIVLTRHRWTGFDGDALLFDTPEGSKRVAADATLLALGGASWPKLGSTAAWVPLLQASGVDVTALRPANCGFDCDFSDSFDSRFSGHPVKSVKATSTAGTTQGEFVISRGGIEGSLIYAHSAALRDVLDQEGHAALTLDLTPGRTAEKLSADLARQDRKASFSTRLKKAANLDKVKIALLREVRTDANQLDPDGLASLIKALPLTVNRPRPIEEAISTAGGVALEAIDERFMLKSRPGTFIAGEMLDWEAPTGGYLLTACFATGIAAARGIDQWRTAPDG; from the coding sequence ATGAAGAAAAGCGTGGCGATCATCGGCGGCGGTCCGTCGGGTCTGATGGCGGCGGAACATCTCGCCGGCAAAGGCCATGCCGTCACCGTCTATGACGCGATGCCCACGGTGGGGCGCAAGTTCCTGCTCGCCGGCAAATCCGGCCTCAATATCACCCATGCCGAGGACTATGCGCGTTTTGTTACGCGCTTCGGCGCGGCGAACGACCGGTTGCGCCCCGTGCTCGATCTGATGACGCCGACGGCGATCCGGAACTGGGCCGCAGGTTTGGGTACGGAAACCTTCGTAGGCTCCTCCGGTCGGATCTTCCCGAAAGCCATGAAAGCCTCGCCTTTGCTGCGCGCCTGGTTGCGGCGGCTGGAAGGAATGGGGGTGATTGTTCTCACCCGCCACCGCTGGACGGGCTTCGATGGTGATGCCCTGCTCTTCGACACACCCGAGGGATCGAAGCGCGTGGCCGCCGACGCAACGCTTCTTGCGCTTGGCGGCGCAAGCTGGCCGAAGCTCGGCTCGACTGCTGCCTGGGTGCCGCTGCTGCAAGCCTCAGGCGTGGACGTCACCGCGCTTCGTCCAGCCAATTGCGGCTTCGACTGCGACTTCTCCGACAGCTTCGACAGCCGCTTCTCCGGCCATCCGGTAAAATCGGTGAAGGCCACCTCGACCGCCGGCACCACCCAGGGCGAATTCGTCATCAGCCGGGGCGGGATCGAGGGCAGCCTGATCTACGCGCATTCGGCGGCATTGAGGGACGTGCTCGACCAGGAAGGTCATGCTGCGCTTACGCTCGATCTCACCCCGGGGCGAACGGCGGAGAAGCTATCCGCGGACCTCGCACGTCAGGATCGCAAGGCGAGTTTTTCGACAAGACTGAAAAAGGCCGCCAATCTCGACAAAGTAAAGATCGCCCTGCTGCGGGAGGTGAGAACCGACGCCAACCAACTCGATCCGGATGGCTTGGCAAGCCTCATCAAAGCCCTGCCGCTGACCGTAAATCGTCCTCGCCCAATCGAGGAAGCGATATCGACGGCAGGCGGAGTAGCGCTAGAGGCTATCGACGAGCGCTTCATGCTGAAAAGCCGCCCTGGCACCTTCATCGCCGGAGAAATGCTCGACTGGGAAGCTCCAACCGGGGGATATCTGCTCACCGCCTGCTTCGCGACCGGCATTGCCGCGGCACGTGGCATAGACCAATGGCGCACGGCGCCGGACGGCTGA
- a CDS encoding ABC transporter permease yields MRREAPKTALDYAPLVFPAGMLILFFVVPFATMIAVSFFRRDPAGFYSPDFVFDNYARFLSFFFGGVLSFSLGLAIAVAVVCVTLALPFTYLLARMSRKAQVLWLVALLSILSLSEVIIGFAWSTLLSRTAGITNLLVMIGLMDSPVALMPNFGAVLTGMAYQALPYTVLVLYPALVRLDPTLTEAARTLGASPLKAFFTVVVPALRNTLIATLIMVFIFALGSYLLPQILGRPSHWTLSVLITDQAIYQSNMPFAAAMAVFLVLVTLGMVALTLLIGRKGEAA; encoded by the coding sequence ATGAGACGCGAGGCCCCGAAAACTGCGCTCGACTATGCGCCGCTCGTTTTCCCGGCGGGCATGCTGATCCTGTTCTTCGTCGTGCCTTTCGCGACGATGATCGCCGTTTCCTTCTTCCGCCGTGACCCGGCCGGCTTCTATTCGCCCGACTTCGTCTTCGACAATTACGCCCGCTTCCTGTCGTTTTTCTTCGGTGGCGTGCTCAGCTTCTCGCTTGGCCTGGCGATCGCAGTCGCCGTGGTCTGCGTGACCCTTGCGCTGCCCTTCACCTATCTGCTCGCGCGCATGTCGCGGAAGGCTCAGGTGCTGTGGCTGGTGGCGTTGCTCTCCATCCTGTCGCTTTCGGAAGTCATCATCGGTTTCGCCTGGTCGACACTGCTTTCGCGCACCGCGGGCATCACCAATCTTCTGGTCATGATCGGTTTGATGGACAGTCCGGTGGCGCTGATGCCGAATTTCGGCGCGGTCCTGACGGGCATGGCCTATCAGGCGCTGCCCTATACGGTGCTGGTGCTCTATCCCGCACTCGTCCGGCTCGATCCGACGCTGACGGAAGCGGCGCGTACGCTCGGGGCCTCGCCGCTCAAGGCCTTCTTCACGGTGGTTGTCCCGGCGCTGCGCAACACGCTGATCGCCACGCTCATCATGGTCTTCATCTTCGCGCTCGGCTCCTATCTCCTGCCGCAGATCCTCGGTCGTCCCTCTCACTGGACGCTCTCGGTGCTGATCACCGACCAGGCGATCTACCAGTCCAACATGCCATTCGCAGCGGCGATGGCGGTGTTCCTCGTGCTTGTCACGCTCGGAATGGTAGCATTGACGCTGCTGATTGGTCGCAAGGGAGAGGCAGCATGA
- a CDS encoding aminotransferase, translated as MPAAPFNPHVADLSAPPVPSVFAWARAYDGAAGPMIDLSQAVPGYPPHPDLFAWLAEAASARANAGYGPIEGETPLREAYAAEVAAVYGAPVKAENIHITAGCNQAFMAVVSAIAASGDAVALTDPFYFNQETTLAMMGIRRELIPLDPATGFVPTIEGIEAALAKGVKAVALVSPNNPTGAIYPAELLHQAFDACRKAGAFLILDETYRDFLASADRPHDLLSITGWEDNLVLLYSFSKSFCIPGHRLGAITAGPRAVSEIAKVMDNLQICAPRAPQAAVARAIPALKDWRKENRIEILKRADTLKSVMAELPAWKMDSLGAYFAFIRHPFPGKNSADVAERLAKKAGVLCIPGAYFGDDCQDYLRFAFANADSATIEGLVSRLSTFTLD; from the coding sequence ATGCCCGCCGCCCCCTTCAATCCGCACGTTGCTGATCTCTCGGCCCCGCCAGTGCCTTCGGTGTTTGCCTGGGCGCGCGCCTATGATGGCGCAGCCGGCCCGATGATCGACTTGAGTCAGGCCGTGCCCGGTTACCCACCACATCCCGATCTTTTCGCCTGGCTGGCGGAGGCCGCGTCCGCTCGCGCGAATGCCGGCTATGGTCCGATTGAAGGCGAGACGCCCCTGCGCGAGGCCTATGCGGCAGAGGTTGCTGCGGTTTACGGCGCACCGGTCAAGGCGGAAAACATTCACATCACGGCCGGCTGCAACCAGGCCTTCATGGCAGTGGTCTCGGCCATCGCAGCCAGTGGCGATGCGGTGGCGCTGACCGATCCCTTCTACTTCAACCAGGAAACCACGCTGGCGATGATGGGCATCCGCCGCGAGCTGATCCCGCTTGATCCAGCCACCGGTTTCGTGCCCACCATCGAAGGCATCGAAGCGGCTCTGGCGAAAGGCGTAAAGGCCGTGGCGCTGGTATCGCCGAACAACCCGACAGGCGCAATTTACCCGGCCGAGCTGCTGCACCAAGCCTTCGACGCCTGCCGCAAGGCAGGTGCCTTCCTCATCCTCGACGAGACCTACCGCGACTTCCTGGCCAGCGCAGACCGCCCGCATGACCTCCTGTCGATCACAGGTTGGGAAGACAACCTCGTTCTCCTCTATTCCTTCTCGAAATCCTTCTGCATCCCGGGCCACCGCCTCGGTGCGATCACGGCCGGTCCCCGCGCCGTCTCCGAGATCGCAAAAGTCATGGACAATCTGCAGATCTGCGCGCCCCGCGCGCCGCAGGCTGCCGTCGCCAGGGCCATTCCGGCGCTGAAAGACTGGCGCAAGGAAAATCGCATCGAGATCCTGAAGCGCGCCGACACGCTGAAGAGCGTGATGGCAGAGCTCCCTGCCTGGAAGATGGACTCACTTGGCGCCTATTTCGCCTTCATCCGGCATCCCTTCCCCGGCAAGAATTCCGCTGATGTCGCGGAGAGGCTGGCGAAGAAGGCAGGCGTGCTCTGCATTCCCGGCGCCTATTTTGGCGATGACTGCCAGGACTACCTGCGCTTCGCCTTTGCCAATGCCGACAGCGCGACGATCGAAGGTCTGGTCTCCCGTCTATCGACTTTCACTCTGGACTGA
- a CDS encoding LysR substrate-binding domain-containing protein, translating to MASRLPPLNPLRAFEAAARRGSISAAARELSVTHGAISHQIRSLEETLKTALFERGGKRLKLTPQGALLLPAVTQAFDGIAAATALMNRPSTSGNLRISCVPALLSLWLVPRLGSFVDRYPEISLTLTSSNDSSLIYSPDIDIAILYGPGGWKDCWTRLWSNFDLFPVVSPTLLNTRPLRSVRDLHDHVLLHGDDGREWRSWLAAADQLDMPRAREHFMGDARLSTEAARHGQGVALGDSITASSLIAAGELVIPFDLAVPAPDAFYVAARNDVRSAPIAKVFIDWIFDMIETERAAQPRPASRSAGRGMTSPRKRNTNTSTTATLLEES from the coding sequence ATGGCAAGCCGCCTGCCCCCGCTCAACCCCTTGCGTGCCTTCGAGGCTGCAGCCCGACGCGGCTCCATCTCGGCCGCGGCGCGAGAACTGAGCGTGACCCATGGCGCCATCTCGCATCAGATCCGCAGTCTGGAAGAAACGCTGAAGACGGCGCTGTTCGAGCGCGGCGGCAAGCGGCTCAAGCTGACGCCGCAGGGCGCACTTCTCCTGCCGGCCGTGACCCAGGCCTTCGACGGCATCGCGGCAGCAACCGCCCTGATGAACCGACCATCGACCAGCGGCAACCTGCGCATCTCCTGCGTACCGGCACTGCTCTCGCTCTGGCTGGTGCCCCGCCTCGGTTCCTTTGTCGATCGTTACCCCGAGATCAGCCTGACCCTGACATCGAGCAACGATTCCAGCCTCATCTATTCGCCCGACATCGATATCGCGATCCTCTATGGCCCTGGCGGCTGGAAGGATTGCTGGACGAGGCTCTGGAGCAATTTCGACCTTTTCCCCGTCGTCAGCCCGACGCTGCTCAACACGCGGCCGCTGCGTTCCGTCCGCGATCTGCACGACCATGTCCTGCTGCATGGCGATGACGGCCGGGAATGGCGCAGCTGGCTTGCCGCCGCCGATCAACTGGACATGCCCAGGGCGCGCGAACATTTCATGGGCGACGCCAGGCTCTCGACCGAGGCTGCCCGCCATGGCCAGGGCGTGGCGCTCGGCGACAGCATCACGGCTTCCAGCCTGATTGCCGCCGGCGAACTCGTGATCCCCTTCGATCTCGCCGTCCCCGCACCTGACGCTTTCTACGTCGCCGCCCGCAACGACGTGCGCTCAGCCCCGATCGCCAAGGTTTTCATCGACTGGATCTTCGACATGATCGAGACCGAGCGGGCCGCCCAGCCGCGCCCGGCAAGCCGCAGCGCAGGACGAGGCATGACCTCCCCGCGCAAGCGAAACACCAATACCAGTACCACTGCCACACTCTTGGAAGAGAGCTGA
- a CDS encoding ABC transporter ATP-binding protein, with the protein MSGLALNSITKQFGPFTAVDNVQLSVPHGTFVCLLGPSGCGKTTLLRMIAGLDSPTEGSIVLDDQDITQVPTHKRDLGMVFQSLALFPHLTVGENIAYPLRIRGIGREEQVKRVDELLAMIHLTGYADRPVHKLSGGQRQRVAIARALAISPKLFLLDEPLSALDAKLREAMQVELRKLQQQLGITTIVVTHDQREAMTMADTVVVMNGGKIRQAASPIEIYRKPADRFVADFIGSTNLLPLTAQAGTALVLGHAVAGISAPSGQAQASLSVRPEDVKLSAPGEGRITGKVTFIRDLGGTIETFLDVAGTEVVAVSTPRERPVVTVGQDVGIIIDPETAVVLPA; encoded by the coding sequence ATGTCCGGCCTCGCCCTCAATTCCATCACCAAGCAGTTCGGCCCCTTCACGGCGGTCGATAATGTCCAGCTTTCCGTCCCGCATGGCACCTTCGTCTGTCTGCTCGGCCCCTCGGGATGTGGAAAGACCACGCTGCTAAGGATGATCGCCGGGCTCGACAGTCCGACAGAGGGTTCGATCGTACTCGACGACCAGGACATCACGCAGGTGCCGACGCACAAGCGTGATCTTGGCATGGTCTTCCAGTCGCTGGCGCTTTTTCCGCATCTGACCGTCGGCGAAAACATCGCCTATCCCTTGCGTATCCGCGGCATCGGTCGGGAGGAGCAAGTGAAGCGGGTAGACGAACTGCTCGCGATGATTCATCTCACCGGCTATGCGGACCGTCCGGTGCACAAGCTCTCCGGCGGCCAGCGGCAACGTGTGGCGATCGCCCGGGCGCTTGCGATCTCGCCAAAACTCTTCCTGCTCGACGAGCCCTTGTCGGCGCTGGATGCCAAGCTGCGGGAGGCGATGCAGGTGGAGCTGCGCAAGCTGCAACAGCAGCTCGGCATCACCACCATCGTCGTCACGCATGACCAGCGCGAGGCCATGACCATGGCGGATACCGTGGTCGTCATGAATGGCGGCAAGATCCGGCAGGCGGCGAGCCCGATCGAAATCTATCGCAAGCCGGCCGATCGTTTCGTCGCGGATTTCATCGGGTCGACCAATCTGCTGCCGCTGACAGCGCAGGCGGGAACGGCGCTCGTGCTCGGGCATGCCGTCGCCGGGATCTCGGCACCGTCAGGCCAGGCGCAGGCCAGCCTTTCGGTTCGCCCTGAAGACGTGAAGCTCTCCGCGCCCGGCGAAGGCCGGATCACCGGCAAAGTCACTTTCATCCGTGATCTCGGCGGCACGATCGAGACCTTTCTCGATGTCGCCGGCACCGAAGTTGTTGCCGTTTCGACACCACGCGAGCGGCCGGTCGTCACCGTCGGCCAGGATGTCGGCATCATCATCGACCCGGAAACCGCCGTGGTGCTGCCAGCATGA